In one Mucilaginibacter ginsenosidivorax genomic region, the following are encoded:
- a CDS encoding pirin family protein → MLQVISNQQKISKKNGGFGIEILFPGKAIGPEDSGIGTIGRIDQATVTPGTLVPMHPHQDDEILTYLRSGVVEHKDTEGNKEIITNKRLMMMNAGAKFQHEELVLPEGGVLNALQIFIRPATGGLRPQVQFHEFPDAISPNDWRAVAGKGDGFPLQIRSNTWIYDMRLEQGNQRSQPVLPISSATCLVYVFDGSLTVNKNIIIQKGESLVVENEEILLHAAGDCNIVLFITDLSAPAFKQGMYSGNINRTK, encoded by the coding sequence ATGTTACAAGTCATTTCAAACCAGCAAAAGATCAGCAAGAAAAACGGCGGCTTTGGTATCGAGATACTTTTTCCCGGTAAAGCAATTGGACCCGAAGATTCAGGTATCGGTACCATTGGCAGGATCGACCAGGCCACTGTTACCCCCGGCACGCTGGTACCTATGCACCCGCACCAGGATGATGAGATACTTACCTATCTGAGAAGCGGGGTTGTTGAACATAAGGACACGGAGGGGAACAAAGAGATCATTACCAATAAAAGATTGATGATGATGAACGCCGGCGCTAAATTCCAGCATGAAGAGCTGGTTTTGCCGGAGGGTGGCGTACTCAATGCCTTACAGATATTTATCCGGCCGGCAACCGGTGGCCTGAGGCCGCAGGTACAGTTTCATGAGTTTCCGGATGCGATAAGCCCGAATGATTGGCGGGCAGTCGCCGGTAAGGGCGATGGTTTTCCTTTGCAGATCAGGAGCAATACCTGGATCTATGACATGAGATTAGAACAGGGAAATCAGCGATCGCAGCCGGTGTTGCCCATCAGCAGCGCCACCTGCCTGGTGTATGTATTCGACGGATCGCTTACGGTCAACAAAAACATCATTATCCAAAAAGGAGAAAGCCTGGTGGTTGAAAATGAGGAGATCCTGCTTCACGCTGCCGGGGATTGCAATATCGTACTATTTATAACTGATCTTAGTGCACCGGCATTTAAACAGGGCATGTACAGTGGTAACATCAACAGAACAAAATGA